Proteins from a genomic interval of Colletotrichum higginsianum IMI 349063 chromosome 6, whole genome shotgun sequence:
- a CDS encoding Peptidase: MCLIRRLAAAVAYCSVAVAYQTVPKAYFIELSKNFSVDGIASSPDTFVQKASELSIPLRVRYKFLDQTVFYGLSVSLEHDDHVRTLRFVPGVENVVPVEQMTHPHRPSVGASQASKRETSPVESDIKQLRPRSSLPRDSEIDWNSPHAMTGVDRLHAQGIFGDGVRISIIDTGVDYLHPALGGCFGKGCKVEFGYDFVGDDYGSRNFTPNPSADPRPGCYAGFHGTHVAGVAGMDAPPNSSMFAGLVGVAPRATLGMYRVFGCDGTTSHDAIVAAMQKSVEAGADVVSISICELGTWSGYPLSPLSAAVAALKAKGVAVVAAAGNSGTRGMFSIKLPAGADDALGIAAVENSKFPTYPVQDSNGANFRYGSLYPFPKGVYSVVWADRDSDDYNFGCSASDYPPASQLSGPISNYIIAIKRGRPCSPTQIQSHAIAANYTRVITYPDPTINDVFVEGHAAPGPFLTADGSEFSMSSAIDDTLFNAAKSPGTYKLFVDSQKAYLVDQPGGGLPNMFSSIGQLRKPRSLRSQPDKVVISDSSTGPNADFAFKPQLAAPGGMILSTMPLMEKSRGYGFVSGTSMATPYVSGVYALIKSQLPSLSVDEIFARMQTTAKQVRMADFDLTAPAIQQGAGLVQAYEALFSRSAISPGEFKLVDGYEAAFTIVNPSDDDAIYTFSNIPAAGTVAFTESRSRSSEVEYIPRSFSANVQFVPGHRITVPAGSSLDVPFQVTPPFDIDPSRIPIFSGFIGIVSSFNETFTIPYMGPAYNYSNAPVVGLSNITEAQRSNALTPSRDPFSAPQVFAQGDKFDIGNYRSFSFRNSDYPVAYFTTLQPVQKFRFDIVRASTNFTPTWYGFDPDVRLDNLTETRMAENITVAGASILGSILVQDGWLPHTNYQASWSDSIMDVRAARELGLKKGSYRVLLRWLKFFKDEGDPDSWDTWLSGVVDVLEDVF; the protein is encoded by the coding sequence ATGTGCCTAATCCGCCGTCTTGCCGCAGCAGTTGCTTACTGTTCTGTTGCAGTCGCCTATCAAACAGTGCCGAAAGCCTACTTTATTGAACTATCGAAGAATTTCTCAGTCGACGGGATTGCATCAAGCCCCGACACATTCGTACAAAAGGCATCCGAGCTGTCCATCCCTCTCCGGGTGCGCTACAAGTTCCTGGACCAGACGGTGTTCTATGGTCTATCAGTATCTCTCGAGCATGACGATCACGTCAGGACGCTGCGGTTTGTTCCTGGTGTCGAGAATGTCGTTCCCGTGGAGCAGATGACGCACCCACACCGCCCCTCGGTAGGAGCCTCACAAGCAAGCAAGCGAGAAACATCTCCGGTCGAATCCGATATAAAGCAGCTGCGACCAAGGTCTTCGCTCCCTCGAGATTCGGAGATTGACTGGAACAGCCCGCACGCCATGACGGGCGTCGACCGCCTCCATGCTCAGGGCATAttcggcgatggcgtccgcATTTCCATCATCGACACGGGAGTCGACTATCTACACCCGGCCTTGGGCGGCTGCTTCGGCAAGGGTTGCAAGGTCGAGTTCGGCTACGActtcgtcggcgacgatTACGGCTCTCGCAACTTCACCCCGAATCCGAGTGCGGACCCGAGACCCGGGTGCTATGCGGGGTTCCACGGCACTCACGTTGCAGGCGTCGCCGGGATGGACGCCCCTCCCAACTCCTCCATGTTTGCCGGCCTCGTGGGAGTCGCTCCGCGAGCTACTCTCGGCATGTACCGGGTCTTTGGCTGCGACGGGACAACCTCGCAtgacgccatcgtcgccgccatgcAGAAGTCGGTCGAAgcgggcgccgacgtcgtgaGCATTTCCATTTGCGAGCTCGGCACGTGGTCCGGATACCCTCTGTCGCCCCTCTCGGCCGCGGTCGCCGCACTGAAAGCGAAGGGCGTGGCTGTcgttgctgccgctggcAACTCGGGCACGCGGGGCATGTTCTCCATCAAGCTGCCGGCCGGGGCGGATGATgcgctcggcatcgccgcggTCGAGAACTCCAAGTTCCCGACATACCCGGTTCAGGACTCCAACGGCGCCAACTTCCGCTACGGGTCATTGTACCCCTTCCCGAAGGGCGTATACTCTGTTGTATGGGCTGACAGGGACAGCGACGATTACAACTTTGGCTGTTCCGCCTCCGACTACCCGCCAGCAAGCCAGCTCTCGGGCCCGATATCCAACtacatcatcgccatcaagAGGGGGCGGCCGTGCTCGCCGACTCAAATCCAGTCCCACGCCATCGCGGCCAACTACACGAGGGTCATCACATACCCTGACCCGACAATCAACGATGTGTTTGTCGAGGGCCATGCAGCACCGGGCCCTTTTCTAACTGCAGACGGCTCGGAATTCTCGATGAGCAGCGCAATTGATGATACCCTGTTCAACGCAGCTAAGAGCCCGGGCACCTATAAACTTTTCGTTGACTCTCAAAAGGCGTATTTGGTTGACCAGCCCGGCGGTGGTTTGCCAAACATGTTTAGCAGCATTGGTCAGCTTCGAAAACCCCGTTCCCTTCGTTCTCAACCTGACAAGGTGGTGATTTCTGACAGTTCTACAGGGCCCAATGCAGACTTTGCGTTCAAGCCTCAGCTGGCCGCACCGGGCGGGATGATCCTATCGACAATGCCCCTCATGGAGAAGAGCCGCGGGTACGGATTCGTCAGCGGGACTTCAATGGCCACACCATACGTGTCGGGCGTCTACGCCCTGATCAAGTCTCAACTTCCGTCTCTATCTGTCGACGAGATCTTTGCGCGCATGCAGACGACTGCTAAGCAGGTCAGAATGGCGGATTTCGACTTGACGGCCCCTGCCATCCAACaaggggccggccttgtccaAGCCTACGAGGCGCTTTTTTCAAGATCGGCCATTTCCCCGGGGGAGTTCAAGCTGGTCGATGGCTATGAAGCCGCATTCACCATTGTCAACCCTTCAGACGATGATGCTATCTACACCTTTTCGAATATTCCTGCCGCTGGGACGGTGGCCTTCACGGAGAGTCGAAGCCGTTCCTCGGAGGTTGAATACATCCCTCGGTCGTTCTCGGCAAACGTCCAGTTCGTACCTGGCCATAGGATTACGGTCCCTGCCGGTTCTTCACTTGATGTGCCGTTCCAGGTGACCCCCCCGTTCGACATAGATCCCAGCCGAATCCCCATCTTTTCCGGCTTCATCGGTATTGTCTCGTCTTTTAATGAGACCTTCACCATCCCTTACATGGGCCCGGCATACAACTATAGCAACGCGCCTGTTGTCGGTTTGTCGAACATCACGGAGGCGCAGCGATCCAACGCCCTGACACCATCACGCGACCCGTTCTCTGCGCCGCAAGTCTTTGCTCAGGGCGATAAGTTTGACATTGGAAACTATCGTTCTTTCTCGTTTCGGAATTCTGATTATCCCGTGGCCTACTTCACGACACTCCAGCCAGTCCAAAAGTTCCGCTTCGACATTGTCCGCGCCAGCACCAACTTCACCCCGACCTGGTACGGTTTCGATCCCGACGTCAGACTGGACAACCTGACGGAGACCAGAATGGCTGAAAACATCACCGTCGCAGGTGCCTCCATCCTCGGCTCCATACTGGTTCAGGACGGATGGCTCCCGCATACTAATTATCAGGCAAGCTGGTCTGACAGCATAATGGACGT
- a CDS encoding Major facilitator superfamily transporter, translating into MSSRRTEEEPALQRRDEDADIEGEDDDGSGYYSDNDAGEDTPMLGPADVEAADAPLSRPSSAPVPAPPVKAAKPEPVSWRDLPKKQQLLVITLTRLSEPLVQTSLQSYMFYQLKWFDPTLPDSVIASQAGVLHASFTAAQFITAMVWGRLADSRRFGRKTVLMIGLLGTCFSCVGFGFSRSFVQALVFRCIGGATNGNVGVLRTMISEIVREKKFQARAFILLPMTFNIGVIVGPILGGILSDPAGSYPALFGDVAFLKKYPYAAPNLLSAVFLACAALSVWLCLDETHDALREEGPDLGSRFGAAIAALIRRLLARARRRRAGGGDAAYTPLNSGSASATDVDVEMSPESAAPRLKRRPRPRYRHRLPFRRIFTRNVLMTFAAHFLLAFHVGTFNSLWFVFLSTPTSATPPSLPFRFSGGLGMPPQSVGMAMAILGVIGITLQLFVYPRLSARLGTVKAWRLFLYFFPVTYFLVPYLAVVPTTDAAPPPGPKGGPAIWFAIVGVLLFQVLGRTFALPGQTILINNCTPHPSVLGTIHGLGQSVSSAARTVGPVLCGYLYGRGLEGGVVGAVWWGLAAVAMLGVLASWAVWEGDGHEIWMDGDEVVAEGEEEEERR; encoded by the exons ATGTCATCGCGGCGCACCGAAGAGGAACCGGCGCTGCAGCGCCGTGATGAGGACGCCGAcatcgagggcgaggatgatgacggcaGCGGCTACTACTCGGACAatgacgccggcgaagacACGCCTATGCTGGGcccggccgacgtcgaggccgccgatgctCCGCTCTCCCGGCCCTCGTCTGCGCCCgtgcccgcgccgcccgtcaAGGCGGCCAAGCCCGAGCCCGTGTCCTGGCGCGACCTGCCCAAGAAGCAGCAGTTACTGGTCATCACCCTCACGAGGTTGAGCGAGCCACTCGTCCAGACGTCTCTGCAG TCCTACATGTTTTACCAGCTCAAGTGGTTCGATCCGACCCTCCCGGACTCGGTCATTGCGAGCCAGGCCGGCGTACTGCACGCCTCCTTCACCGCAGCGCAGTTCATCACCGCTATGGTCTGgggccgcctcgccgactcGAGGCGCTTCGGCCGCAAGACGGTCCTCATGATCGGCCTGCTGGGCACCTGCTTCTCGTGtgtcggcttcggcttctcACGCTCATTCGTGCAGGCCCTCGTGTTCCGCTGCATCGGCGGCGCGACGAACGGCAACGTCGGCGTTTTGAGGACCAT GATCAGCGAGATCGTCCGCGAGAAAAAGTTCCAGGCCCGCGCCTTCATCCTCCTGCCCATGACCTTCAACATCGGCGTCATTGTCGGCCCTATCCTCGGCGGTATCCTCTCTGACCCGGCCGGCAGCTATCCAGCCCTcttcggcgacgtcgccttCCTCAAGAAGTATCCCTACGCCGCGCCCAACCTCCTTagcgccgtcttcctcgcctgcGCCGCGTTGTCCGTCTGGTTGTGCCTCGACGAGACCCACGACGCGCTCCGCGAGGAGGGCCCGGACCTGGGCTCCCGCTTCGGAGCCGCTATAGCGGCCCTCATCCGGCGCCTCTTGGCGCGCGCCCGTCGCCGAagggctggcggcggcgacgcagCTTACACGCCTCTGAACTCTGGCTCAGCGAGCGCCAccgacgttgacgttgaaATGTCCCCCGAGTCCGCCGCTCCCAGACTGAAACGCCGCCCCCGTCCGCGGTACCGCCATCGCCTGCCGTTCCGCCGCATCTTCACCCGCAACGTCCTCATGACCTTCGCCGCGCACTTCCTGCTGGCTTTCCACGTCGGCACCTTCAACTCGCTCTggttcgtcttcctctcgaccccgacctcggccacgccACCCTCCCTGCCTTTCCGCTTCtccggcggcctcggcatgCCCCCGCAGTCCGTCGGCATGGCCATGGCGATcctcggcgtcatcggcatAACCCTGCAGCTCTTCGTCTACCCGCGCCTGTCGGCGCGCCTCGGTACCGTAAAAGCGTGGCGGCTGTTCCTCTACTTCTTCCCGGTAACATACTTCCTCGTCCCCTACCTCGCCGTCGTGCCAACCACGgacgccgcgccgccgcccgggCCGAAGGGCGGGCCCGCGATCTGGTTCGCCATCGTCGGGGTCCTGCTGTTCCAGGTGCTCGGCCGGACGTTCGCGCTGCCGGGGCAGACGATCCTCATCAACAACTGCACGCCGCACCCGAGCGTGCTCGGCACAATCCATGGGCTGGGCCAGAGCGTGAGCAGCGCCGCGCGGACGGTAGGGCCGGTGTTGTGCGGGTACCTGTACGGTCGCGGGCtggagggcggcgtcgtcggcgccgtgtGGTGGGGCCTGGCGGCCGTCGCCATGCTGGGGGTCCTTGCAAGCTGGGCCGTGTGGGAAGGGGACGGACATGAGATCTGGATGGATGGGGACGAGGTCGTTGCTGAgggtgaagaggaggaagaaaggcGGTGA
- a CDS encoding Integral membrane protein gives MLFSHFGRAALAAATFTTPSLAQTSNPPDLGQSTFVAPENNVAFGFTVPENSGEDVFVTIRAPIDRTWAAIGIGQDRMPGSLIFMIYRDETGNGVTFSPRVAYGNYEPTYYDHMKWEVLPGTGVFNGSMFFSARCTDHCRSWPGGWVDVSNENQKAIYAVGPKGGFFSNKMDTSVKFHEEFGRFTINMKRTIGPADAPVLKADSVNEGTNQISANDERRDYKSIFHAILMVGSLVFLIPFGAVLLRFGNMVRWHALNQGFALLIVIVGFVLGVLSSFWYTRVSRGRPCYDSWNANAVVGQSRGFKSPHQIIGFIVVAFLLAQFAIGFLHHQKYKKTHQSTPYKTVHIWLGRIVIALGTFNAFLGFSFALNRKYNYFLAAFIILMLLVSLFITFGGKWVRGRIPAKFGSQAQGGYNPEPWRQVPTQGGFAYGGAPPAYQPPSHQSQTIGLTSMVADPTQPTKERSGSRDYRNNDLGSTQQPREMV, from the exons ATGCTGTTCTCTCACTTCGGGCGCGCTGCTCTTGCTGCAG CCACGTTCACTACGCCTTCTCTCGCCCAAACCTCCAACCCACCCGATCTGGGCCAGTCAACCTTCGTTGCCCCCGAAAACAATGTCGCCTTCGGCTTCACGGTCCCCGAAAACAGCGGCGAGGATGTCTTTGTCACCATTCGAGCCCCCATCGACCGCACCTGGGCCGCCATTGGCATCGGCCAAGACCGCATGCCCGGCAGCTTGATCTTCATGATCTATCGCGACGAGACGGGCAACGGCGTCACCTTTTCGCCCCGCGTTGCATACGGCAACTACGAACCCACATATTACGACCACATGAAGTGGGAGGTTCTTCCCGGCACTGGTGTCTTCAACGGCTCCATGTTCTTCAGCGCCCGCTGCACCGATCACTGCAGGAGCTGGCCCGGCGGATGGGTTGACGTATCCAACGAGAACCAGAAAGCCATCTACGCCGTCGGCCCCAAgggcggcttcttctccaacaAGATGGACACGTCTGTCAAGTTCCACGAGGAGTTTGGTCGCTTCACAATCAACATGAAGCGCACCATTGGCCCCGCCGATGCCCCCGTTCTCAAAGCCGACTCTGTCAACGAAGGCACGAACCAGATCTCTGCCAACGACGAACGGAGAGACTATAAGTCCATCTTCCACGCCATCCTGATGGTTGGCTCCTTGGTCTTCCTCATTcccttcggcgccgtcctcctaCGCTTCGGCAATATGGTCAGATGGCATGCTCTCAATCAGGGCTTCGCTCTTCTCATCGTTATCGTGGGCTTCGTTCTCGGCGTCCTGTCCAGTTTTTGGTATACTCGTGTAAGTCGCGGTCGTCCATGTTACGACAGCTGGAATGCTAATGCGGTGGTGGGTCAGTCTCGCGGTTTCAAATCTCCTCACCAGATCAtcggcttcatcgtcgtTGCTTTCCTGCTGGCACAATTCGCCATTGGTTTCTTGCACCATCAGAAGTACAAGAAGACGCATCAGTCGACACCGTACAAGACGGTCCACATCTGGCTTGGCCGCATCGTCATCGCTCTCGGCACTTTCAATGCCTTCCT TGGCTTCTCGTTTGCGCTTAACCGCAAGTATAACTACTTCCTCGCGGCCTTCATCATCCTCATGCTCCTCGTCTCGCTCTTCATCACTTTCGGCGGCAAGTGGGTCCGGGGCCGGATCCCTGCCAAGTTCGGCAGCCAGGCGCAGGGCGGCTACAACCCGGAGCCGTGGCGTCAGGTCCCCACGCAGGGCGGCTTTGCCTACGGCGGCGCTCCGCCGGCCTACCAGCCCCCCTCTCACCAGAGCCAGACGATAGGCCTGACGAGCATGGTGGCAGACCCAACGCAGCCGACCAAGGAGCGGAGTGGCAGCCGGGACTACCGCAACAACGACTTGGGCTCAACTCAACAGCCGCGGGAAATGGTATGA
- a CDS encoding Myo-inositol-1-phosphate synthase codes for MAPHAEVDSGSAHGDGPSPHPNGNGAAATTATTTTNQQHRELFTVNSPNVVYTDAEILSKYTYRTTKVARDAAGKYVATPTETVYEFKTDRNVPRVGMMLVGWGGNNGTTVTAGILANRRGLAWDTREGPRAANYYGSVIMGSTVKLGTDADTARDVNIPFHDLVPMVHPDDLAIGGWDISGMSLADAMDRAQVLEPTLKAQLKKEMADMVPLPSIYYPDFIAANQEDRADNLIPGSKACTAHVEQIRKDIRGENSDFKEANGLDKVIVQWTANTERYADIIPGVNDTADNLLRAIDEGHEEVSPSTVFSVACTLEGVPFINGSPQNTFVPGAIELADRHGAFIGGDDFKSGQTKMKSALVDFLINAGIKLTSIASYNHLGNNDGKNLSSHKQFRSKEISKSNVVDDMVEANSVLYKEGEHPDHTVVIKYMPAVGDNKRALDEYYAEIFMGGHQTISLFNVCEDSLLASPLIIDLVLVAEMMTRIQWRATSGSGTTSTNDFKGFHSVLSILSYMLKAPLTPPGTPVVNALSKQRAALTNIFRACVGLEPESEMTLEHKLF; via the exons ATGGCTCCCCATGCAGAGGTCGACTCGGGCTCCGCGCACGGAGATGgaccctccccccaccccaacggcaacggcgccgctgccaccaccgccacgaCTACTACTAACCAGCAGCACCGCGAGCTCTTCACCGTCAACTCCCCCAACGTCGTCTACACTGACGCCGAGATCCTGTCAAAGTACACCTACCGCACCACAAAGGTCGCCcgtgacgccgccggcaagtACGTTGCCACCCCGACCGAGACCGTCTACGAGTTCAAGACGGACCGTAACGTGCCCCGTGTCGGCATGATGCTCGTCGGTTGGGGCGGCAACAACGGCACCACCGTTACCGCCGGCATCCTCGCCAaccgccgcggcctcgcCTGGGACACGCGTGAGGGGCCTCGCGCCGCAAATTACTACGGCTCTGTCATCATGGGCTCTACCGTCAAGCTTggcaccgacgccgacacggCGCGCGATGTTAACATCCCTTTCCACGACCTCGTGCCCATGGTCCACCCGGAcgacctcgccatcggcggctgGGACATCAGCGGCATGAgtctcgccgacgccatggACCGCGCCCAGGTGCTCGAGCCGACTCTCAAGGCCCAGttgaagaaggagatggcCGACATGGTGCCCCTGCCGAGCATTTACTACCCGGACTTCATCGCTGCCAACCAGGAGGACCGCGCCGATAACCTGATCCCCGGCAGCAAGGCCTGCACGGCCCACGTCGAGCAGATCCGCAAGGACATCCG gggggaaaacaGTGACTTCAAGGAGGCCAACGGGCTCGACAAGGTCATCGTCCAATGGACCGCCAACACGGAGCGATACGCCGACATCATCCCAGGCGTCAACGACACGGCCGACAACCTGCTTCGGGCCATCGACGAGGGCCACGAGGAggtctcgccctcgactGTCTTCTCCGTTGCTTGCACGCTCGAGGGCGTGCCCTTCATCAACGGGTCGCCACAGAACACCTTCGTGCCCGGTGCGATCGAGCTGGCCGATCGGCACGGGGCCTTcattggcggcgacgacttcAAGTCGGGCCAGACCAAGATGAAGTCGGCGCTCGTCGACTTCCTCATCAACGCGGGCATCAAGCTGACGTCCATCGCAAGCTACAACCACTTGGGAAACAACGACGGCAAGAACCTTAGCTCGCACAAGCAGTTCCGGTCCAAGGAGATCTCCAAGtccaacgtcgtcgacgacatggTCGAAGCCAACTCGGTGCTGTAcaaggagggcgagcacCCGGACCacaccgtcgtcatcaagtACATGCCGGCCGTGGGCGACAACAAGCGGGCGCTTGACGAGTACTACGCCGAGATCTTCATGGGCGGCCACCAGACCATCTCGCTGTTTAACGTGTGCGAGGACTCGCTGCTGGCGTCGCCGCTCATCATCGACCTCGTTCTCGTGGCTGAGATGATGACACGCATCCAGTGGAGGGCGACGTCGGGGTCGGGGACCACGTCGACAAACGACTTCAAGGGCTTCCACAGCGTGCTGAGTATCCTGAGCTACATGCTCAAGGCGCCGctgacgccgccggggacgCCCGTCGTCAACGCGCTGAGCAAGCAGCGCGCCGCGCTGACCAACATCTTCCGCGCGtgcgtcggcctcgagcccgagTCGGAGATGACGCTCGAGCACAAGCTCTTCTGA
- a CDS encoding Pfs domain-containing protein, which produces MFPIGDYLRLFYGEVRGVMLDGGQTRASAASSGPALSNDNEDHGDDIMDHEDQKAFLEYEVQLPSLSTRIYDIDVRDPRVQDKAAELLSFLETRLETENLSLPAFQHDTSGGKSDRPMHETAQRYAKLAAENGERDIRLRGAMHPPTIEECREYVVRFTALNKTLESRYEQEDTNTAADAASNNFTNPTGSLSLADHHDRLYEVLSDQLCNEPGHQAFLQVSGSGYPLFDMILSGCSDNWLETQFMLDDRNPNNDQSNCLETLDICQKIGRYHRLRRLLCLSLDEYGIRLRAAAPEKMHQKLSVPTEKSLDELLRRGALHEETFEIRLKKSRIALQIALLLYRLYPGPWVQQSWNASTIQVLGHRRNDTAQDWDRLGVPCRFIHDWQTNNTVWSEYQDSQDGFEQDSPAFFLSLAQMLLSVSEGLAGSSSPLSIDDLLDKTEEIIDNKLLSSYGKAIKGCVDFALDYELCRHDIPDPRERAREVIRTSIVEHLQRNLRFWEAEHHAHLEETRPGDVGSGKDTREVGCPPSVQVNPATATKSSFIRLFADADKESEEINPEDLKNSFIKLMDVFKDMFIPPFNRWKGGRPADFKAIRIAVLDTGLQIDDDDLLLRVAAKKRVLSDLSRNYLTTESGPGSFVDTHGHGTHVVRLLLQLTQHAEIVVIKISNGPTLETTTLQQVADALEWAGSERGADADIINLSFGLGEAARHVMQPVISRLVGRRKLLFAAASNSGGNGRRAYPAKEMGVFAVHATDDEGHSQGDLNPPRDEARDNFSTLGRRIPSWWQGRDVYVTGTSFAAPVAAAVAANALEFVRRSSLPHTDQQYFFGYSGMRRLFRHLSNRKGDYDYIRPWKDEMFDVEQNSPEAMEDKLRAMATIHDDLEFMNYWAEQSRDQARDLEVEAGEAQDSWVRTYMFSGKY; this is translated from the exons ATGTTCCCTATAGGCGATTATCTCCGGTTATTTTATGGTGAGGTAAGGGGCGTGATGCTTGACGGCGGACAGACTCGAGCTTCGGCTGCGTCCTCGGGCCCGGCATTGTCAAATGACAACGAAGATCACGGCGACGATATCATGGACCACGAGGACCAAAAGGCTTTTCTCGAGTACGAAGTCCAGTTGCCATCCCTGTCGACCCGAATTTATGACATTGATGTCCGAGATCCAAGAGTGCAAGATAAGGCGGCAGAGTTACTCAGCTTCCTCGAAACAAGA CTCGAGACGGAAAATCTGTCGCTACCTGCTTTTCAGCATGACACCTCCGGCGGGAAGTCGGATAGACCCATGCACGAGACAGCTCAAAGGTACGCCAAACTCGCAGCCGAGAACGGTGAGCGTGATATTAGGCTCCGGGGAGCGATGCATCCACCGACGATTGAAGAATGCCGTGAATATGTGGTGAGGTTCACGGCGCTAAACAAGACCCTGGAGTCACGATATGAGCAAGAAGATACCAACACGGCAGCCGACGCAGCGAGTAACAACTTCACAAATCCAACGGGCAGCCTATCTCTCGCAGACCATCACGACAGACTCTACGAAGTCTTGAGCGATCAGTTGTGTAACGAACCAGGGCACCAGGCGTTCCTTCAAGTATCCGGCTCTGGCTACCCCCTTTTCGATATGATTCTGTCGGGCTGCTCAGATAATTGGCTCGAGACACAGTTTATGCTCGATGA CCGCAACCCAAACAACGATCAATCAAATTGTCTCGAAACCCTTGACATATGCCAGAAGATTGGCCGGTATCACCGACTGCGCCGGCTTCTGTGCCTCTCTCTTGACGAATACGGGATTCGTCTAAGGGCCGCGGCTCCGGAAAAAATGCACCAAAAGCTCAGTGTTCCGACGGAGAAAAGTCTAGATGAGCTTCTCCGAAGGGGCGCCCTGCACGAGGAGACCTTCGAAATCCGCCTCAAAAAGTCACGCATCGCTCTTCAGATAGCGTTGCTATTGTACCGCTTGTATCCGGGGCCGTGGGTGCAGCAGAGTTGGAACGCCAGTACCATACAGGTTCTGGGTCATCGGCGGAACGATACAGCGCAGGACTGGGATAGACTTGGTGTTCCGTGCAGGTTCATCCACGACTGGCAGACCAATAACACCGTCTGGAGCGAGTACCAAGACTCTCAAGATGGTTTCGAGCAAGATtcgccggccttcttcctctcgcTGGCCCAAATGCTACTAAGCGTCTCCGAAGGCCTGGCCGGATCCAGTTCGCCGTTATCGATCGACGACCTTCTCGACAAAACCGAAGAAATAATCGACAACAAGCTCCTCAGTTCATACGGGAAAGCGATCAAGGGCTGCGTCGACTTTGCCCTGGACTACGAGCTCTGCAGGCATGATATCCCGGAcccgagagagagggcgagaGAGGTCATTAGAACGAGCATCGTCGAGCACTTGCAGAGAAATCTGCGCTTCTGGGAAGCCGAGCATCACGCTCACCTGGAAGAGACGAGGCCTGGCGACGTTGGAAGCGGCAAGGATACCAGAGAAGTAGGGTGTCCTCCTAGCGTCCAGGTAAACCCCGCAACAGCCACAAAGTCTTCATTCATCAGGCTTTTCGCAGACGCAGACAAAGAGTCTGAGGAGAT AAACCCTGAAGATCTCAAAAACAGCTTCATCAAATTGATGGATGTCTTCAAAGACATGTTCATCCCCCCTTTCAATcgatggaagggggggaggccCGCAGATTTCAAGGCCATCAGGATAGCGGTGCTCGACACTGGCCTACAaatcgacgacgatgacctcTTGTTGCGAGTCGCAGCCAAAAAGAGGGTTCTGTCGGACCTGTCAAGGAACTATTTGACGACAGAAAGCGGACCGGGGAGTTTCGTTGATACCCACGGCCACGGGACACACGTGGTGAGGCTGCTGCTCCAACTCACGCAGCATGCCGAGATCGTGGTGATCAAGATCTCAAACGGCCCGACTCTCGAAACGACCACGCTGCAGCAAGTGGCAGAT GCCCTCGAGTGGGCGGGGAGCGAACGAGGCGCCGACGCAGACATCATCAACCTCtccttcggcctcggcgaggcaGCGAGACACGTGATGCAGCCCGTCATCTCCCGTCTCGTGGGCCGTAGGAAGCTCCTCTTTGCCGCAGCGTCCAACTCGGGCGGCAACGGCCGGCGGGCGTACCCGGCCAAGGAGATGGGCGTATTCGCCGTGCACGccacggacgacgagggccatAGCCAAGGCGACCTGAACCCGCCGCGCGACGAGGCGCGGGACAACTTTTCGACACTGGGCCGCCGGATCCCATCTTGGTGGCAGGGCCGAGACGTCTACGTGACGGGGACATCGTtcgcggcgccggtggcggcggcagtcgCGGCGAACGCTCTCGAATTCGTGCGACGGTCGTCGCTTCCTCACACGGACCAGCAGTACTTCTTCGGGTACAGCGGTATGCGGCGGCTTTTCCGTCACTTGTCGAACCGGAAGGGCGACTACGACTACATCCGGCCGTGGAAGGACGAGATGTTTGACGTGGAGCAGAACAGCCCCGAGGCGATGGAGGACAAGCTACGGGCGATGGCCACCATACACGACGATTTAGA GTTCATGAATTACTGGGCAGAGCAATCCCGGGACCAAGCCCGGGATTTGGAGGTAGAGGCTGGAGAAGCGCAGGACAGTTGGGTACGTACATATATGTTCTCCGGCAAGTACTAG